A window of Candidatus Gracilibacteria bacterium genomic DNA:
ATGAACCATAGAAACATCACATGGAAATATTAAAACTCCTGTTTTTATGCCAGTAGGTACGAAAGCGACAGTGAAATGAATCTCACCTGAAAACTTGGATGAAATGTGAGCACAAATTATTCTCAATAACACCTATCACTTATACCTCAGACCTTGAGATGAAATAGTGAAGCATTTTGGATGATCACACAGTTTTCAAAACTATTATAAACCTATACTTACTGATAGTGGTTGATTTCAGGTGTTTTCGTTATGAAAAACGAGAGAATGAAATTCTCTCGTTAAAATAACTGAAGATGGCGTACATTTTCGAAGTTTTATAGACGGAAGTAAGCATTATTTCACTCCTGAAAAAGTGATGGATATTCAATCAAATATAGGAGCAGATATTATTATGGCATTTGATGAATGTGCTCCATGAGAAAGCACTCGAGAATATGCTCGGGCTGCCATGAACCGAACTCACAGGTGGGCAGAAAGAAGTAAGACTCAGTGGCTTAAAAATAATGAACTGAGAAAGAATTCTGGATTACATGAACAAGCTCTTTTTTGAATAGTACAATGAGTCGTTTTTGATGATCTACGTAAAGAGTCTGCTAAATTTATATCCGAGCTTGATACTCCTGGTATATCAATAGGATGACTCTCCGTTTGAGAATCAAAAGAAGATATGTACAGAATACTTGATGTGATGAAAGAGACTCTTCCAGATAATAAACCGAGATATTTGATGTGAGTTGGTACACCAGAGGATTTAATCGAGTGAATTTATAGATGAGTAGATATGTTTGATTGTGTCCTCCCTACTCGTGTTGGAAGGCATTGACTTGCGTTTTGAACGTATGGAAACGTACGAATAAAAAATGAAAAACATAAGCTTTCAGATTTGAAACTTGATGACAAGTGTCCGTGTAAAGTATGTAAAAGTTATTCAAGATGATATATCAGACATCTCATAAATGAAGACGAAATGTACTGAAAATCACTCCTTTCGTATCACAATCTCGCATTTTTAATAGAAATAGGAAATGGAGCTAGAATAGCAATCCAAAATTGAGAATACAGCAAATTTAGGAACAATTTTTGGGAAAATTATTCGAATTAATATATAATATAAGAAAATGCTTATATATTTGATATATTAGTAGTTTGATATACAATATGTATATCACTCATTTATAATACAGCTCATGCAAGATAATTGAGAAATATACTGAATGAACTCATTATCAATCTATTGAGATGCCTTCTTAGATTTTTTAAGAGATTGTATACAGAATAATATTAGTTTTAAAAAGCTCCAATCAGATGATGATTTGGAGTTTTATTTTTTTGAAAAAATTTTTCAAGTCTGTCAAAAAACTGAAGAAAACTTTCAATGACTTACAAGACTTACGGGTGAATATAGAGAATATCATAGTCATCTCTATGAAGTAGCGAAGCTTTATATTCTCTATGCTTGAAAATATGCAACAATTTCCTGATTAATAATAGCACTCAGACATGATGATATAGAAGATTTACATAAAGATACTAAATCAATGAAGAAAGTGAATTTTTTAGATATTTTACGTGAGGACTGATATGAAGTTGCACTTTGAGTAAATTTTCTCACAAAACAAAAAGTTCCGCATATTGATGAATCAAGAAAAAAATCAAAAATAAATGATATAAAATCCGTAAGACTCGAGCAAAAATTTTCAAGAGATGAGATGTATTACAAAGATTTTTATGATATAAAAACACTAATTGAAAAATTAACCCAGCAATCAAATAAAAATTTGTGAGAAATGCTAAGTTCAGAACAATTAACACAATTAGCCCGAGATATAGCTATTGTTAGAATTGTAGATCGAATTCATAATCTGAGAACTATGCCGGAATATAGATATGATAATGAAAAAAGACTGAGAAAATTAAAAAATACTGACGAGTTTTTACTGAGATTAGCTCAATCATTAAATATTCCAGAATTATACTGAGATCTCGTTTGAGTCCTTATAAAAGGATATGAGACATATTATAGAGTAAAAAATAATGCAAATTCTCAATTTTTGCTATAATTAGATTAATAGAATTAAAAAAAAGTAATGCTTCTTATAAAAACTACATATCCAAACACCCCAAGAGAATGTAAAAAATTTATTCAGTGAATAATTGGTGGAAGACTTGCTTGATGCGTCAATAGAATCAATAACGTTAAGTCTTTCTATATGTGGGAGGGAAAAATCACAAGTTCTAGTGAATTAATCTTACTCATAAAAACACTTCCAGAAAAAAAAGAAAAACTACTCAGTTATATCAAAAAAAATCATCCCTATGATACTCCAGAAATTTCCATACTAGAGATGGAAAGCGACGAGAAATACAATGAATGGATGAACAGTATTATTAATTAATTAATAAAATGAGAGATATTATCTCTCTTTTTTATTTTTAAAAAATAAGGTAAATACTATTCACATATAACTTATATATGCTAAGAAAGACAGAAGTGATGGATTAGCATCATAATGAATAGCTGCTTTAAGAATACTACCTAGTCATTGCTTTTCAGAAAGAATTCCAGAAATGTCATACAAAGGATTTATAAAATTTGGTAATACTCATGCTTGCTGAAACTCTATAATCCCGTGTGACAAAAGACCTCAAGCAATAAATATAAAAAATATATTAGTGAAAACGAGTAATTTTTGAATCTCTACTTTCTTTAAGCTTATATACAAAATGACGGAAATAATTAAAGCTCAAATAATTCCTAAAATCGCTAATACTATATCTCATTTTTCTGAACTAAAACTCAATGCATTGAGAAAAATCACTGTTTCAACTCATTCTCTTAGGACACTCAAGGCTACTAATAAAGAGAGATACCATAACTGATCACTCTGCTTGAATTGATCTGAGATTTTTTTTACATTTGTTCAAATATTATGAAAATGATGTTGAGTCCATATTACAAAACGAGTAATAAATAAACTTCAAAGTATCATGAGTACTCATTCATAAATTTTTTCAGAGTTTCATTCAAAAGCTCAAAACAGATATTGAAATGAAAATGCAAAAATAACACTTCATAAAATTCAAGCTGCAATTCAAACACCTATATATCTTTTTCTTTTAAAAGAAACTCAAAATACTTGTAACAGTGAAAATATAAGTCCTACAATGATGGAAGCTTCTAATGTTTCACGAAAGGTAACTAAAAATATTGCCAAAATAATTCATATAATCCAATAATATATCGACAGGATAGTAAATATAAAAAGTATGTCAATTTTTTATTACCTATAGCTAATCTTATTAATCTAAGACTTCATATAATGCCTTGTAACTCATTTGCATATATGGAGTAAGAGTCTTTTTTACTTCATCAAAATTATTAACATCAGTTTCTGATTGTATTACAACATTTTTATAAGGAAGTAGATATTCATATTTATTTTCTGTAACCATATTTTTTGAAATTACCCTTGAAATAGATTCCAAACAGCTCTCTACTTTTTGAGTCCTCATTTCTACTGACCCATAATTTACTCCCGCAAGTTCAATATAGGATTTTAGGTTTTTATTATCTTTAAATACATCATTGGCTAGCTTCAAGCAAACGCTATCGCTGCTTATGAGTTCAACTTTAGGATGTGTAAGGAAAGCAAGGAGATGTTCATATCTTTGAGTTAATCTTTTTTCAGGATCTTGATCTATGGTCGCTGCATTGAGATCTAATAAAATATATCTCAGTCAGAGTTTTCTAAATCGTTCATGGCTCACATCTAAGTTTTCATCATATATATACTCATCAAAAGCAGTGAGAAGAGAATCTTCCATTATTCTTGAACTATTTTCCGTTATAAAATATTTTAAGAATGTCCCAACTCTATATATAACCTGTGTGTTTCTTTGTTCTTGTTTGGGGTAAAGAATAGTTACATACATCTCTTGAAGAAGGCTCTCTATGTCTTCATTGAGTCCTCATTCAATGTTGTAACGAGTTAATTGTTGTAAAACCTGAAATAGTCTTTCAATGTCCTTTATATCACGAACCATTTCAACTACGTCGATGTTATTTGGATCGTCATCAATAATTTCTAGTAATTTATTTCTACTTGAAACAAAAAAATCATTTTGTTCACCTTTTCCTAAATTAAGATTATACAAAATATTAAAATAATCTGGATGAAACTCAAAGACTGCAGCTTCTTCAGTTTGAAGTCATATTTTATAATCTGAATATCACGCAGTTTTTAGGTTAGTAATTCAGTGAGGTATTGCTGAAGATAATAAATATACAGCAATGATTCAAGCCACTATGTAGCTCAGTGATCATGAATATTTTTTGATACCTTGATTTTGAGATTCTAGGGAGTGCTCAAAAGTATTCACTAAAAGTAAAATGAGCACTATAAATACAAAATACATTACTATTCCGTACCAAACAATTCAAAATGCGGAAACAGCCCAAAGTAATAAATAAATACTTAAAAAACTTAAGACTGAAAGAATATTGTTATTATGATTATTTTTTTCCAATGTATAGTATAAATACATTAGTGGAAATACATAAAATAAAACAATGAGTATATATCATCCAGGAAGTCAGAAATTTGAGAATGCTTGTGTAATAACTGCAGATACAGAACTAGGAATATAATACACAAATACCAATGCAATTATACCAGCGAAAATATACATATACTGAATCCTTTTGAAAACCAAGAATAAAAATAATATGGGAAGAAGTGCGAAAAATATAAAACTAATATCTGTAAATTCTCATTTTTGATTAAGTTGAAAACTTAAATTAAATGGAAGCTTTAGATAATTATTTATACCTTCTTCATACCCAAAATAGCGTCCAAAATCTTCATTATTTGTAGTTCATTCATTATTCATCCTGGCATCTCCATTAGACTGTATCTGAGCAAGTTCATTAGGTGTATAAAGATTTGAATAATCTGCTAAAAAATCCTGAGAGTATCATCAAAGTATATATCAAATACTTACAGGTAAATCCGCTTCCCTTTCAGAGATATTTTTAATAAACCAAGGACTGAGTATGAGAAAAAAACCTAGGATAAGAAAACCTATCTCAATAGTTATTTTAATATAATCACTGAGAATATTTTTATTTTTCAGATACGAATATCAAAATATCACTCATGCAAGAACTAAGAATATCAAGGAAATAATAATTCGAGTTTGGGAGCTAACATCTATTGCAACATTCATTATCTTCCAGAGATTTCAGAATGTAAAAATACTGAGAAACAACAAGAAATAAACAAAAAAACCAGAAAGCTGAAATCTTTTATAAAATATCATTCAAAAACCAGCTAATAGAACAAGAAGTGAAGTGACTTTTATAGTAAAAATAAATCAAATAAGTATTCAGATAATAAATAAATATATGTATCTCGTTTTACTTCTCGTTATATGAGCTTCTGAAATATAAGAATATAAAAGTGTAAATGGAATGATAGAAAATGTAAGTAAACCATAATCTAACTTCATATCTTTTGCGAGTTGAAATACACTCATAGGAAGCATAAGAAGGACTATGATTCCGAGTAATGGAAGAGAAAAATATTTTTTATGCTCTCAAATGATATACTTCAATGCAACATACGCGATAACTACAACAGTTACTCACGAGAAAGAATTGAGTAGAAACGCATAGGTTTGACTTCCAAATAAAAATCAGATTCCACTAAAGAGCTCCCAGCCATACATTTTCCCAAGTGGGAGTAACTCTCAAGCTTGAGAAAGAAGTTTTGGATAGTTCATATATACTCCTAAATCATCCCAACCAATTGGAAATGGTCTGTATACATTTATAAAATTGATTCAGAGAAAAAAACTGATTATTCAAACTTGCACTTCATTAATTATTCTCTCAACACTTAAAGAACCATCTATTTTATTTCAAATGGTAACTCGAGATAATTTTGATAGCTCAGGGATACATTCTTTATATCAGATACCAGCACAAATTAAAATCCAAATAGCAATCGCTAGGCCTAAATACAATCACGTTGCTGCAATAATAAATACTCATAGCATAAATATAACAAATCATATTCCAAAGGACATCAGAAATACTATCAATGAATCAAATTTAGAAACATCTAATATTTTTTTTATGACACTGAGTCACAAAGTATAAATCAAAAACCAAAATAATGAGAGTATGAGTAATAATCCAGTAAGTTTGAGGAACAGAAACACTCAAAGTCCTATACTAAGACCCGTAAGTCAAAAATACAAAAGACAGAGTAAAAATAACTGAGAGAAAAATATTCAAACAATTTTATAAATGGTAAATCAACTTTGCTGTTCAATAAATCATATTTCAAATAGTTTATAAGACCCATATAAAACAGCAACAAGAAGTATATAGAGTCAGAAAAAATCTTTAGATTCTCAATGAAATGGAAATACTATATAATAAAGATAAAAACTTACACAGGCTGTCAGAATCAAAAATACAAAACGTGAAATATAATGCATGAATACATATTATAAAGTAGAGCTATTGTGACAATAGTATGATTTTTGTATAGATTGTAAAAGTTTTATATGTCGAGAGTCTTTACATTTCTCTATCTTTTCATACATTATATTTTCATGAAAAAATAATTCTTAAAATATTGTACTGTATGTCAGACTATTCACAAAAATCACTTGAGCTCCATAAAAAGCTGCGATGAAAAATTTGAACCTATTTAAAAGCAGAAATTAATACGAAAGATGATCTCTCAACAGTATACTCTCCTGGAGTAGCAGAGCCATGTCTTCAAATTGCAAAAAATAAGGACAGCGTGTATGACTATACTATGAAAGGAAATACAGTGGCCGTTATTTCTGATGGTTCAGCAGTTCTAGGTCTTTGAAATATAGGCCCAGAAGCAGCCCTTCCTGTTATGGAATGAAAATGTGCACTCTTTAAAAATTTTGCTGGTTTAAATGCATTTCCTATCGTTCTAGATACACAAGACACAGAAGAAATTATAAAAACTATAAAAAACATAGCCCCAGTTTTTGGAGGTATCAATTTAGAAGATATTTCTGCTCCGAGATGTTTTGAAATAGAAGAAAGACTGAAGGCTGAACTTGATATCCCAGTTTTTCATGATGATCAACATGGAACTGCAATTGTGTGTCTCGCGTGACTTATAAATGCACTTGAAATAGTTTGAAAGAAAAAAGAAGACATAAAAGTAGTTATAAACTGAGTATGAGCTGCTTGAGTTGCAATTACAAAACTTCTTCTTAAGTATTGAGTAAAAAATATAGTGGTAGTTGATAGCAGTTGAACTATTTATAAAGGGAGAGAGTGACTTAATCCAGTGAAAGAAATGCTCACTGATTTGACTAATACCATGTGTATTCTCAATCCGGATGGAGAATGATGTATAAAATGATGACTCGAAAGCGCTGTTATATGAACTGATGTATTTATATGAGTTTCTGTTCCTTGAGTTCTCACAAAAGAAATGGTTCAAACTATGAATTCAGATGCTATTATTTTTGCTATGGCTAATCCTATTCCAGAAATTATGCCTGAAGATGCGTATGAAGCATGAGCAAAAATAGTTGCTACCGGAAGAAGTGACTACCCAAATCAAATAAATAATGTATTAGTTTTTCCTGGAATATTTAAATGAGCACTAGAAAAAAGAGTTAATAATATTACAGATGAAATGAAAATTTCAGCAGCGAAGGCACTTGCAAGCGCTGTAGAAAATCC
This region includes:
- the tgt gene encoding tRNA guanosine(34) transglycosylase Tgt, which encodes MFKYTLENTDGFARAGTIETSHGNIKTPVFMPVGTKATVKGISPENLDEMGAQIILNNTYHLYLRPGDEIVKHFGGSHSFQNYYKPILTDSGGFQVFSLGKTREGNSLVKITEDGVHFRSFIDGSKHYFTPEKVMDIQSNIGADIIMAFDECAPGESTREYARAAMNRTHRWAERSKTQWLKNNELRKNSGLHEQALFGIVQGVVFDDLRKESAKFISELDTPGISIGGLSVGESKEDMYRILDVMKETLPDNKPRYLMGVGTPEDLIEGIYRGVDMFDCVLPTRVGRHGLAFGTYGNVRIKNEKHKLSDLKLDDKCPCKVCKSYSRGYIRHLINEDEMYGKSLLSYHNLAFLIEIGNGARIAIQNGEYSKFRNNFWENYSN
- a CDS encoding divalent-cation tolerance protein CutA; protein product: MLLIKTTYPNTPRECKKFIQGIIGGRLAGCVNRINNVKSFYMWEGKITSSSELILLIKTLPEKKEKLLSYIKKNHPYDTPEISILEMESDEKYNEWMNSIIN
- a CDS encoding high-affinity iron transporter — translated: MAIFLVTFRETLEASIIVGLIFSLLQVFGVSFKRKRYIGVGIAAGILGSVIFAFSFQYLFGAFEGNSEKIYEGVLMILGSLFITRFVIWTQHHFHNIGTNVKKISDQFKQSDQLWYLSLLVALSVLREGVETVIFLNALSFSSEKGDIVLAILGIIGALIISVILYISLKKVEIQKLLVFTNIFFIFIAGGLLSHGIIEFQQAGVLPNFINPLYDISGILSEKQGLGSILKAAIHYDANPSLLSFLAYISYMGIVFTLFFKNKKER
- a CDS encoding NADP-dependent malic enzyme, with protein sequence MSDYSQKSLELHKKLRGKIGTYLKAEINTKDDLSTVYSPGVAEPCLQIAKNKDSVYDYTMKGNTVAVISDGSAVLGLGNIGPEAALPVMEGKCALFKNFAGLNAFPIVLDTQDTEEIIKTIKNIAPVFGGINLEDISAPRCFEIEERLKAELDIPVFHDDQHGTAIVCLAGLINALEIVGKKKEDIKVVINGVGAAGVAITKLLLKYGVKNIVVVDSSGTIYKGREGLNPVKEMLTDLTNTMCILNPDGEGCIKGGLESAVIGTDVFIGVSVPGVLTKEMVQTMNSDAIIFAMANPIPEIMPEDAYEAGAKIVATGRSDYPNQINNVLVFPGIFKGALEKRVNNITDEMKISAAKALASAVENPSPEKIIPGPFEKGIADLIAASIK